From Desulfobacteraceae bacterium, a single genomic window includes:
- a CDS encoding CoB--CoM heterodisulfide reductase iron-sulfur subunit B family protein, producing the protein MKRLAMFRCCVTSLRLQHYETATDAVLGALGVVFDDVQAFGCCGYPLKNYDLKAYLLSAARNLALAEKRYLDITTSCNCCYGSLKQAQQLLGEDAGLLREINAMLSKEGLYYRREVQVFSLLETYHELLGAGAIQKRLKATYNGLKVATHYGCHLLRPSNVVAFDHPLAPKKFDDLVALTGARSVPWEKKLECCGSPMAGVNDALAESLGRAKLDAAGRAGADLVCVICPYCQIQFDWIHARAARADQADGLPPALYYHQLLGLCLGIAPQRLGLTDRQLQDTGLQAALRAVEKAPAAEASSAA; encoded by the coding sequence ATGAAAAGACTCGCGATGTTCCGCTGTTGCGTCACCTCCCTCAGACTCCAGCACTACGAGACCGCCACCGACGCGGTGCTGGGCGCCCTGGGGGTGGTCTTCGATGACGTCCAAGCCTTCGGTTGCTGCGGCTACCCGCTGAAAAACTACGATCTCAAGGCCTACCTCCTCTCGGCGGCGCGCAACCTGGCGCTCGCCGAAAAGCGCTACCTGGACATCACCACCAGCTGCAACTGCTGCTACGGGAGCCTGAAACAGGCTCAGCAGCTGCTGGGCGAGGATGCCGGCCTGCTGCGGGAGATCAACGCGATGCTGTCCAAGGAGGGACTCTATTACCGCCGCGAGGTGCAGGTCTTCAGCCTGCTGGAGACCTATCACGAACTGCTGGGTGCGGGCGCCATCCAAAAACGTCTGAAGGCCACCTACAACGGGCTCAAGGTGGCCACCCACTACGGCTGTCACCTGCTGCGGCCCTCCAACGTGGTGGCCTTCGACCACCCCCTGGCGCCGAAAAAGTTCGATGACCTGGTGGCGCTCACCGGCGCCCGGAGTGTGCCCTGGGAGAAAAAGCTGGAATGCTGCGGATCCCCCATGGCGGGCGTCAATGACGCCCTGGCCGAAAGCCTGGGGCGGGCCAAGCTGGACGCGGCGGGCCGCGCCGGGGCCGACCTGGTGTGCGTCATCTGCCCCTACTGCCAGATCCAGTTCGACTGGATCCACGCCCGCGCGGCACGGGCGGATCAAGCCGACGGCCTGCCGCCAGCCCTCTACTACCACCAGCTGCTGGGGCTGTGCCTGGGGATCGCCCCCCAGCGTCTGGGCCTCACGGACCGGCAGCTGCAGGACACGGGCCTCCAGGCCGCCTTGCGGGCCGTGGAAAAGGCCCCAGCGGCGGAAGCCAGCTCCGCCGCCTGA